In a genomic window of Sulfurisphaera tokodaii str. 7:
- a CDS encoding M1 family metallopeptidase yields MVSIDKYEIFLDFDFKNLIYKGYEKIYLSTDNEVVLDSVGLNIVSVKTEGKSVPFKISDSQIFIQTGKFDGVLEIEFEGKVKERGLVGIYKAPYDHSYIITTQFESVHAREFIPCIDHPAFKARFKLSVKVDKDLDVISNMPIEDVREEGDKKIVTFQETPRMSTYLLYLGIGKFEEIKDKLGEVDIIVATVPGRISKGKFALDVAKKVIEYYEDYFGIKYQLPKEHLIAIPEFAFGAMENWGAITFRETALLADESSSVQQKMRVASVVAHELAHQWFGDLVTMKWWDDLWLNESFATFMSHKAIAELYKEWDFWGTFINSETSGALFRDSLTTTHPIEAHVTSPEEIEQLFDDISYGKGASILRMIEAYLGDEDFRKGIQIYLNTYKYSNATGSDFWNSLEKGSGKPVSEIVKDWITKDGYPVVYVSVNGSKINLEQERFYLKGNGKNAVYKVPLTLEVNGRKITYLLEKEKDSIDIGSDIKSIKVNIDRTGFYRVYYNDLSLVFNSKLSHLDKWGLFNDYFNFFLAGRVNYTTYESIAKQFMKDDNYLVVDELVSELYYLWRVNRDKYKLLYEVLPYQVKRFSKRKDELSRRTYSYLLSTFAFVDEKFASGLAVAFEKYDTLDPNVKEAVAIAYAVTYGEDAYDELLNKYRSEKFDEEKTRLLYGLLSFREPYLVVNTMSLALTGEIKRQDVARILPYASYNPYSRLALWKWLKTHMEFLRSIYAGTAILGRTLRSVIPFLGLNNAEVVEYFTTNRFPEMEVEIKSGLEILDSLRRII; encoded by the coding sequence ATGGTCTCTATAGATAAATACGAAATCTTCCTTGATTTTGATTTTAAGAATTTGATATATAAGGGATATGAGAAGATATATTTAAGCACTGATAATGAAGTAGTTCTAGATAGCGTGGGACTAAATATAGTTTCTGTTAAGACTGAGGGGAAGAGTGTTCCATTCAAAATTTCTGACAGTCAAATATTCATTCAAACTGGAAAATTTGATGGAGTTTTAGAAATAGAATTCGAAGGAAAAGTAAAAGAAAGAGGCTTAGTTGGTATTTATAAAGCTCCTTATGATCACAGTTATATAATTACAACCCAATTTGAATCTGTTCATGCTAGGGAATTTATACCTTGTATAGACCATCCAGCATTCAAAGCTAGATTTAAATTAAGTGTTAAGGTGGACAAGGATTTAGATGTAATATCTAATATGCCTATAGAGGATGTAAGGGAGGAAGGTGATAAAAAAATTGTGACTTTTCAAGAGACTCCGAGAATGTCAACATATTTGCTATATTTGGGTATTGGTAAATTCGAAGAAATTAAGGATAAACTTGGAGAAGTTGATATTATAGTTGCTACAGTTCCGGGAAGAATAAGTAAAGGTAAATTCGCTCTAGATGTTGCAAAGAAAGTAATTGAGTATTATGAAGATTACTTTGGTATAAAATATCAGTTACCCAAAGAGCATCTAATAGCTATCCCAGAATTCGCTTTTGGAGCAATGGAGAATTGGGGAGCAATAACCTTTAGAGAGACCGCTCTGCTTGCAGATGAATCTTCTTCAGTGCAGCAGAAAATGAGGGTAGCTTCTGTTGTTGCTCACGAATTAGCCCACCAATGGTTTGGAGATTTAGTAACAATGAAATGGTGGGATGACTTATGGTTAAATGAGAGTTTTGCGACCTTTATGAGTCATAAAGCTATTGCTGAATTATATAAGGAATGGGATTTCTGGGGTACTTTTATAAATAGTGAAACTTCTGGAGCTCTATTTAGAGATTCCTTAACTACAACCCATCCAATAGAAGCTCATGTGACTTCTCCAGAAGAAATTGAACAATTATTTGATGATATAAGTTATGGTAAGGGAGCTAGCATTTTAAGGATGATTGAAGCTTATTTAGGAGATGAAGATTTTAGAAAAGGTATTCAAATTTATCTAAATACTTACAAATATAGTAATGCTACTGGAAGTGATTTTTGGAATAGTTTAGAGAAAGGTTCTGGAAAACCAGTAAGTGAAATAGTAAAGGATTGGATAACTAAGGATGGTTATCCTGTAGTTTATGTATCCGTTAATGGTAGTAAGATAAACTTAGAGCAAGAGAGGTTTTATTTAAAAGGAAATGGAAAGAATGCAGTCTATAAGGTTCCTTTAACACTTGAGGTAAATGGAAGAAAAATAACGTATTTACTTGAAAAGGAGAAGGATAGTATTGATATTGGAAGTGATATAAAGAGTATAAAAGTAAACATAGATAGAACTGGATTCTATAGAGTGTATTATAACGATTTATCCCTAGTTTTCAACTCAAAACTTTCTCATTTAGATAAATGGGGACTATTTAACGACTACTTTAACTTCTTCTTAGCTGGTAGAGTAAATTACACAACTTATGAGAGTATAGCAAAACAATTTATGAAAGACGACAATTATTTAGTAGTGGATGAACTTGTTAGTGAGTTATACTATCTCTGGAGAGTTAATAGAGATAAGTATAAATTATTATATGAGGTATTACCATATCAAGTAAAGCGATTTTCGAAGAGAAAGGATGAATTATCAAGAAGGACCTACAGTTATTTATTAAGTACTTTTGCATTTGTTGATGAGAAGTTTGCTAGTGGACTCGCTGTAGCGTTTGAGAAATACGATACCTTAGATCCTAATGTAAAGGAAGCTGTTGCAATTGCATATGCCGTAACTTATGGTGAAGATGCTTATGATGAGCTTCTTAATAAGTATAGAAGTGAAAAGTTTGATGAAGAGAAAACTAGATTATTATATGGTCTCTTAAGTTTCAGAGAACCCTATTTAGTTGTTAATACGATGAGTTTAGCATTAACTGGTGAAATTAAGAGACAAGATGTAGCTAGGATATTACCTTATGCAAGTTATAATCCATATTCTCGTTTAGCACTGTGGAAGTGGCTTAAGACTCATATGGAGTTCTTGAGAAGTATATATGCCGGTACAGCAATATTAGGTAGAACCTTAAGGAGCGTAATACCCTTCTTAGGACTTAATAACGCTGAAGTTGTTGAGTACTTCACTACTAATAGATTCCCAGAAATGGAAGTGGAGATAAAGAGTGGTTTAGAGATTTTAGATTCACTGAGAAGAATTATCTAA
- the leuS gene encoding leucine--tRNA ligase translates to MSLANFFNEIAFKWQKEWENSKVYEANPETDKPKKFITVAFPYTNSPLHIGHGRTYITADIYARYLRMKGYNVLFPFAFQFTGTPILSISESVKRGDEEIISTFVNIYQIPKEEIEKFSDPTYLAEYFKNNMKNTAKKLGLGIDWRREFTTVDPIFEKFVQWQYRKLMELGYIKREDSPVAYCPRDEFPVGMHDTKGDVEPEITDLDGIYFPSGDYFFIAATPRPETIFGAVALLVNPEADYVIATDSLNRKVIISRQAYDKLKYQISFREEGEKKGKDLVGMIAKNPVTEKEIKVLPSKFVDPSIGTGVVMAVPSHEPLHYIALTELKEEFELIPVIKTDELGELPGVEAVGLAQTRNPAELKDYIDTIYRIEYHKGIMREDLVDLVPNFMKEFVKDKIAGKLVKDAREKTRELLDMLNSRITIYEISNGPVYCRCGAEIVVKVIKGQWFIDYSNPIWKTSVLKSLDKINFIPTDSKKEMEKIIFNLQPRAFTRSRGLGVRLPWDEKEIIDSLSDSTIYTAFYTIVHKLKYPISLLSDKFWDYILLDRGTADEISKELGIPKEQLEEIKSEFKYWYPVDSRHSGRDLIQNHLPYYLFHHFAIFGEKFLPRQIVTNGFIRVGGKKMSKSFGNIYPLNRAIDEYGVETVRIALTSTSSISDDIEFNSNIAKSIAEQLKKIHDLISKLLEIEGVNERRDPDVWLLSIFRRYIEDVDKAYENLDLRTVYMTVYYTIYETIKDYIELTNAKINKDIIKKVISIWLRLMAPITPHLAEELWHKMSNTFVVKEKFPSINEVEYNEKSLLKVEYLRSIIEDVNRLSSELGKEAEKVVIYVNDDNNLRELLKKAIIAIKDRKSLRDFMIENNVDDKTARRIYELANVLPSTIRDLIVTTDIDEEEVIVQNINFLMNKLDLREMIVYSSTDEKAPNILGKKDLALPYKPGIAIL, encoded by the coding sequence ATGAGTCTCGCAAATTTCTTTAATGAGATTGCTTTTAAATGGCAAAAAGAATGGGAAAATAGCAAAGTATATGAGGCTAATCCCGAGACAGACAAACCTAAGAAATTCATTACAGTTGCCTTTCCTTATACAAACAGCCCCTTACATATTGGTCATGGAAGAACTTACATAACTGCAGATATTTATGCAAGGTACTTACGAATGAAAGGTTATAACGTCCTTTTCCCTTTTGCATTCCAATTTACTGGGACACCAATTCTTTCAATTTCTGAATCTGTTAAGAGAGGAGACGAAGAAATAATATCAACTTTTGTAAATATTTATCAAATACCTAAAGAGGAAATTGAAAAATTTTCAGACCCGACATATCTTGCAGAGTATTTCAAAAATAATATGAAGAATACTGCTAAAAAATTAGGATTGGGTATAGATTGGAGAAGAGAATTTACTACAGTTGACCCAATTTTTGAGAAATTTGTGCAGTGGCAGTATAGGAAATTAATGGAATTAGGATATATAAAGAGGGAAGATTCACCAGTAGCTTACTGTCCAAGGGATGAGTTCCCAGTTGGTATGCATGATACAAAAGGAGATGTAGAACCAGAAATAACAGACTTAGACGGAATTTACTTTCCTTCTGGGGATTACTTTTTTATAGCAGCTACTCCAAGACCAGAAACTATATTTGGTGCAGTGGCACTTCTTGTCAACCCTGAAGCAGATTACGTTATTGCCACAGATAGTCTTAATAGGAAAGTGATCATATCAAGACAAGCTTATGATAAGTTAAAATATCAGATAAGCTTCAGAGAGGAAGGAGAGAAGAAAGGAAAAGATCTTGTAGGAATGATAGCTAAAAACCCAGTAACAGAAAAGGAGATAAAAGTATTGCCTAGCAAGTTTGTAGACCCCAGCATAGGCACTGGAGTTGTTATGGCAGTACCTTCACATGAACCCTTACACTATATTGCTTTGACAGAACTTAAAGAGGAATTTGAGTTAATACCCGTTATTAAGACCGATGAATTAGGAGAATTACCTGGAGTAGAAGCAGTAGGATTAGCTCAGACAAGAAATCCAGCTGAGTTAAAAGATTATATTGACACGATCTATAGAATCGAGTATCATAAGGGGATAATGAGAGAAGATCTAGTTGATCTAGTCCCAAATTTTATGAAAGAGTTCGTAAAGGATAAAATTGCTGGAAAGCTCGTTAAAGACGCAAGAGAAAAGACTAGAGAATTACTGGATATGTTAAATTCAAGAATCACTATCTATGAAATTAGTAATGGACCAGTATATTGCAGATGTGGAGCAGAGATTGTGGTTAAAGTTATTAAAGGTCAGTGGTTTATAGATTACTCTAATCCGATTTGGAAGACTTCTGTTCTCAAATCCTTGGATAAAATCAATTTTATTCCTACTGATTCAAAGAAAGAAATGGAAAAGATAATCTTTAATCTTCAACCTAGAGCATTTACAAGATCTAGAGGTTTAGGAGTTAGATTACCTTGGGATGAAAAAGAAATAATTGATAGTCTTAGTGACTCAACAATTTACACCGCATTTTATACAATTGTTCATAAACTCAAATACCCTATCTCACTACTTAGTGACAAGTTCTGGGACTATATTCTACTTGATAGAGGCACAGCTGATGAGATATCTAAAGAATTAGGAATTCCTAAAGAACAGTTAGAAGAAATCAAGAGCGAATTTAAGTATTGGTATCCAGTAGATTCGAGGCATAGCGGAAGAGATTTAATACAAAATCATTTACCATACTATCTATTTCATCATTTTGCTATATTTGGCGAGAAATTTTTACCTAGACAAATTGTTACTAATGGATTCATTAGAGTTGGAGGAAAGAAAATGAGCAAAAGTTTCGGAAACATTTACCCATTAAATAGGGCTATTGACGAATATGGTGTAGAAACTGTTAGAATAGCACTTACTTCTACCTCTTCTATCTCGGATGATATTGAGTTTAACTCAAATATTGCAAAAAGTATTGCAGAACAGTTGAAAAAAATCCATGATCTTATTTCTAAACTGCTTGAAATTGAAGGAGTTAATGAAAGAAGAGACCCAGATGTATGGTTACTTTCAATATTTAGGAGATATATTGAAGATGTAGACAAAGCTTACGAGAACCTAGACTTAAGAACAGTATACATGACTGTCTATTACACAATATACGAAACAATTAAAGATTATATAGAACTTACAAACGCTAAGATAAACAAGGATATTATTAAAAAAGTAATTTCGATTTGGTTAAGATTAATGGCTCCTATAACTCCTCATCTTGCAGAGGAATTGTGGCATAAAATGAGTAACACTTTCGTAGTCAAAGAGAAATTTCCTAGCATAAATGAAGTAGAGTATAATGAGAAGTCATTACTGAAAGTTGAGTATTTAAGAAGTATAATTGAGGATGTAAATAGATTATCATCTGAATTAGGGAAAGAAGCAGAGAAAGTCGTAATTTATGTTAATGACGATAATAATTTAAGAGAATTGCTGAAAAAGGCAATAATTGCAATAAAAGATAGAAAATCATTGAGAGACTTTATGATAGAAAATAATGTCGACGATAAAACAGCAAGGAGAATATATGAGCTAGCTAATGTTCTTCCTAGTACTATAAGAGATCTAATAGTAACAACTGATATTGATGAAGAAGAGGTTATAGTACAAAATATTAATTTCTTAATGAATAAATTGGATTTGAGAGAAATGATAGTGTATTCTTCTACTGATGAAAAAGCACCAAATATTCTTGGTAAAAAGGATTTGGCATTACCATATAAACCGGGAATAGCAATATTATAG
- a CDS encoding radical SAM/SPASM domain-containing protein: MLWLVLTTGKCNLTCDYCGGSFPSHIVPWGVKYDIQKLKNAIEKDQNATVIFYGGEPLMNPKFIMQVMDNIKAKRWGIQTNGVAVKLLPERYWKKMNVALLSIDGREEITDKHRGKGVYKVVVKHAKYLKELGVETIARMAVTEDSDIYEEVMHLISLGVFDKIHWQLNVIWSERWNFEEWAYKSYLPGLKKLIDYFISELRKGRVVKIVPILGVLSAHFFKKYRGVACGAGYDSISISTDGRVLSCPIAVREKWAELGTLDSFRLLDEPLPEECRSCEYKDYCGGRCLYTIKEKYWGEEGFKIVDEVTKEYLKSVLSLVPEITELVKQGVIKLSDLYYDPTEDSTEVIP, encoded by the coding sequence ATGTTGTGGTTAGTACTAACAACTGGAAAGTGTAATTTAACATGTGATTATTGCGGAGGTTCTTTCCCCAGCCATATAGTTCCCTGGGGTGTAAAGTATGATATTCAGAAACTCAAAAATGCAATTGAAAAAGACCAAAATGCTACTGTAATTTTCTACGGTGGAGAACCATTAATGAATCCTAAATTTATAATGCAAGTGATGGATAATATAAAGGCTAAGAGGTGGGGCATACAAACTAATGGTGTTGCTGTAAAACTATTACCAGAAAGATACTGGAAAAAGATGAATGTAGCACTTCTCTCAATCGATGGTAGAGAAGAAATAACTGACAAACACAGAGGTAAGGGAGTTTACAAGGTTGTTGTAAAGCATGCTAAGTACTTAAAAGAATTAGGAGTTGAAACTATAGCAAGAATGGCTGTAACTGAAGACTCAGATATTTATGAAGAGGTTATGCATTTAATTTCTCTTGGAGTATTTGATAAAATACATTGGCAATTAAATGTAATATGGAGTGAGAGATGGAATTTCGAAGAATGGGCTTATAAGTCCTATTTGCCTGGACTGAAAAAACTTATCGACTATTTTATTTCAGAATTGAGGAAAGGAAGGGTTGTTAAGATTGTACCAATATTAGGTGTTTTAAGCGCTCATTTTTTCAAGAAATATAGAGGAGTAGCTTGTGGTGCAGGGTATGATAGTATATCAATATCTACTGATGGTAGAGTACTTTCATGCCCTATAGCGGTTAGGGAAAAGTGGGCTGAATTAGGTACTTTAGATTCATTTAGGCTTCTTGATGAACCTTTACCCGAGGAATGTAGAAGCTGCGAATACAAAGATTATTGTGGAGGAAGATGCCTATACACTATTAAAGAGAAATATTGGGGAGAAGAGGGATTTAAGATTGTTGATGAAGTTACTAAGGAATATCTAAAGAGTGTTTTATCTTTAGTACCAGAAATTACAGAGCTTGTAAAACAAGGTGTTATTAAGTTGAGCGATTTATACTATGATCCCACAGAGGATTCTACCGAGGTTATACCTTAA
- a CDS encoding M20/M25/M40 family metallo-hydrolase, whose protein sequence is MDYLQDLFEFLKIDTTSAKGKGEEGAKFIVDYMKNHGIEAELIRHKARNPYIYGEINVGAKKTLLIYNHYDVQPVEPLDKWNTDPFTPTIKEGKIFARGVGDDKGTLMARLQAIIELMKEGKLHVNIKFLYEGEEEIGSPNMEEFLKDYSEKLKADYVLWEGSGKAPNNAPQIVLGVKGLLYVELRKRTSKDLHSMYAPIAQNPAWDLVYLLRSLRTEDGKVLVPHFYDKVKWLSEEEKKYLNIDKKYLEDAIGQNIKDMDAMIKLVSNPTCNIDGIYAGYTGEGSKTVISSYSFVKIDFRLVPDQDPDEILRYLEEYISPYNVELIVHGKVRPYRTSINSEIARALIVSAKNVYGQDPIVLPNSPGTGPMEMIARYLKLNQIADGIGVDYYGSNIHSFNENIYVDDYYKAMSWMKEFLRVI, encoded by the coding sequence ATGGACTATTTACAAGACCTCTTTGAATTCCTCAAAATAGACACTACATCAGCTAAAGGAAAAGGTGAAGAAGGTGCTAAATTCATTGTTGATTATATGAAAAATCATGGGATTGAAGCTGAATTAATAAGACATAAGGCAAGGAATCCTTACATTTATGGAGAAATCAATGTTGGTGCAAAAAAGACGTTACTAATCTACAACCATTACGATGTACAACCAGTTGAGCCATTAGATAAATGGAATACGGACCCATTTACACCAACAATAAAGGAAGGGAAAATTTTCGCTAGAGGTGTAGGCGATGATAAAGGTACATTAATGGCTAGGTTACAGGCCATTATAGAGTTGATGAAAGAGGGAAAATTACATGTAAATATAAAGTTTCTATATGAGGGTGAAGAAGAAATAGGAAGTCCTAACATGGAAGAATTCCTTAAAGATTACTCTGAAAAATTAAAAGCAGATTATGTTCTTTGGGAAGGATCCGGTAAAGCTCCTAATAATGCTCCACAGATAGTCTTAGGAGTAAAGGGATTACTTTATGTAGAATTAAGAAAAAGAACAAGTAAAGATCTTCATTCTATGTATGCTCCTATTGCCCAAAATCCGGCTTGGGATTTAGTTTACTTATTAAGATCTTTAAGAACTGAAGATGGCAAAGTATTAGTTCCGCACTTCTATGATAAAGTCAAATGGTTAAGTGAAGAAGAGAAAAAATATTTAAATATCGACAAGAAATACCTAGAAGACGCAATAGGACAAAATATAAAGGACATGGATGCTATGATAAAATTAGTATCTAATCCAACGTGTAATATAGACGGAATTTATGCCGGTTATACTGGAGAAGGCTCTAAAACTGTTATCTCATCATATTCTTTCGTAAAAATTGACTTTAGACTTGTGCCTGACCAAGACCCAGATGAAATACTGAGATACTTAGAAGAATATATATCGCCATATAACGTAGAACTCATAGTACATGGGAAAGTAAGACCATACAGAACTTCAATTAACAGTGAAATAGCGAGAGCATTAATTGTGTCAGCAAAGAATGTCTATGGCCAAGATCCGATTGTTTTGCCAAATAGTCCAGGTACCGGACCAATGGAAATGATAGCTAGGTATTTGAAATTAAACCAAATAGCAGATGGTATAGGAGTTGATTATTATGGTTCTAATATTCACTCATTTAATGAGAATATATACGTTGACGATTATTATAAAGCTATGTCGTGGATGAAAGAATTTCTCAGAGTGATCTAG
- the priX gene encoding DNA primase noncatalytic subunit PriX yields the protein MKVKIFLHYPDDTPAGYVIFDGKTSKVYDENGNFLFEVEGIFPPKPRKINYEWIDKVLDEGLEDARKRFILYVGSRYLVNIKGLSEDEAIKRLEEFYYKKGGGKIYESWLKSVLRGVKNKGLKPWSLKRIQEKDKEMYSLISKVLNKQT from the coding sequence ATGAAAGTTAAAATATTTTTACATTATCCCGATGATACACCTGCTGGTTATGTTATATTTGACGGAAAAACATCAAAGGTTTACGATGAAAATGGTAATTTTCTTTTTGAAGTAGAAGGCATTTTCCCTCCAAAACCGAGGAAAATAAACTATGAATGGATTGATAAAGTGTTGGATGAAGGGCTAGAAGATGCTAGAAAAAGATTTATTCTCTACGTTGGAAGTAGGTATCTTGTAAACATTAAAGGATTATCTGAGGATGAAGCTATAAAAAGGTTAGAGGAGTTTTACTATAAAAAAGGTGGTGGAAAGATTTACGAATCTTGGCTAAAGTCTGTCTTAAGAGGTGTAAAAAATAAGGGTTTGAAACCATGGAGTCTAAAAAGAATTCAAGAAAAAGATAAAGAAATGTATTCTCTCATTTCCAAAGTTTTAAATAAACAAACTTAA
- a CDS encoding ATP-binding protein — protein sequence MKCSKCNNKAIIKIPYSNLALCKDHFIEWFERRFERIVDKYKMFENSKKIAVAVSGGKDSTTLLHLMKKLSEKKGFEIIGINIDLGIDMGKQYSSKSTEFALKNFEMLGVKYRIVRIKERYGFTIDDAKHKIKRPVCSTCGLVKRYTLTEIAEEEGADTIVTGHNLNDMAQFIMAGYFNGDVRDLARLDIITPPEKGYKVTKVKPLFLIYEKEILTYALVKGIPFLYDSCPHTFRVGGATQDTIRRKLEELEEAIPGYMLMLVENFINKIQPALKEKYIKEEEIGHCKICGRPTTKDREICSFCAVRLKMTGQTINIK from the coding sequence ATGAAATGCAGTAAGTGTAATAATAAGGCTATTATAAAAATCCCTTATTCTAATCTGGCATTATGTAAAGATCACTTTATTGAGTGGTTTGAAAGAAGATTTGAGAGGATAGTTGATAAGTATAAGATGTTTGAAAACTCAAAGAAAATAGCTGTAGCAGTTTCTGGGGGAAAAGATAGTACGACTTTGCTTCATTTAATGAAGAAGCTGAGTGAAAAGAAGGGGTTTGAAATAATCGGTATAAACATTGATTTAGGTATAGATATGGGTAAACAATATTCCTCAAAGAGTACAGAGTTTGCTTTAAAGAATTTCGAAATGTTAGGTGTTAAATACAGAATTGTAAGGATAAAAGAGAGGTATGGGTTTACAATTGATGACGCAAAGCATAAGATAAAAAGACCCGTATGCAGTACTTGTGGATTAGTAAAAAGGTATACTCTAACAGAAATTGCAGAAGAAGAAGGAGCAGATACGATAGTGACTGGCCATAATTTAAATGATATGGCACAATTTATAATGGCTGGATATTTTAATGGTGATGTAAGAGATTTAGCAAGACTAGATATCATAACTCCACCAGAAAAGGGATATAAAGTAACGAAAGTTAAACCACTCTTCCTAATTTATGAGAAAGAAATTTTAACTTATGCCTTAGTAAAAGGAATTCCGTTCCTATATGATTCATGCCCTCATACATTCAGAGTTGGTGGTGCTACTCAAGATACCATAAGGAGAAAATTAGAAGAGCTCGAAGAGGCAATACCAGGTTATATGTTAATGTTAGTAGAGAATTTCATAAATAAAATTCAACCAGCTTTAAAGGAGAAGTATATAAAAGAGGAAGAAATAGGCCATTGTAAGATTTGCGGTAGGCCCACAACTAAGGATAGAGAAATCTGCTCATTTTGTGCAGTAAGGTTAAAAATGACTGGACAGACAATTAATATAAAATGA
- the cobB gene encoding NAD-dependent protein deacetylase, with the protein MECDKVGDLLLTSTYAIAFTGAGISTASGIPDFRGPNGLWKKYSPELATIEYFKKDPKGFWEFYRLRMRGLFTALPNRAHYALAELEKMGLIRAIITQNIDGLHQLAGSRNVIELHGNMRKCYCVNCLKTYDSDTVLDKIDKEGLPPKCECGGVIRPDVVLFGEPVYNISSALEIAREADLVLAIGSSLTVYPANMIPLTVKEMGGKLIILNAEETPLDNIADIVVRERVEEFLPCVVDYIKSQTLHRSS; encoded by the coding sequence ATGGAATGTGATAAAGTTGGTGATTTACTTTTAACATCAACTTATGCTATAGCCTTTACTGGAGCAGGAATAAGTACGGCATCTGGGATACCAGATTTTAGGGGACCAAATGGTTTATGGAAAAAATACTCACCAGAGTTAGCTACAATAGAGTATTTTAAAAAAGATCCTAAAGGTTTTTGGGAATTCTACAGGTTAAGAATGAGAGGACTATTTACAGCTTTACCAAATAGAGCACACTACGCATTAGCTGAACTAGAGAAAATGGGATTAATAAGAGCTATAATAACACAGAATATTGACGGTTTACATCAATTAGCTGGTTCAAGAAATGTAATTGAACTTCACGGAAATATGAGAAAATGTTATTGTGTGAACTGTCTGAAAACTTATGATAGTGATACGGTATTAGATAAAATAGATAAAGAGGGACTACCACCTAAATGTGAGTGCGGAGGAGTAATAAGACCAGATGTCGTTTTATTTGGTGAGCCAGTATATAATATTTCATCGGCTTTAGAGATAGCTAGAGAAGCTGATTTAGTTTTGGCAATTGGAAGCTCATTAACAGTATATCCAGCAAACATGATACCCCTAACTGTTAAAGAAATGGGTGGAAAACTGATCATTTTAAATGCAGAAGAAACACCTCTTGATAACATAGCGGATATTGTAGTTAGAGAAAGAGTCGAAGAGTTTTTGCCGTGTGTTGTAGATTATATTAAAAGTCAGACCCTACACCGCTCTTCATAA